The Fibrobacter sp. genome has a segment encoding these proteins:
- a CDS encoding DUF512 domain-containing protein, producing the protein MVRGAKIREIHAGSPFYNSGLRRGDLVLEINGSEISDELDFRFFAADSFLNVVLMRGGRKLRFQVERKEGDFLGLDFYENPINRCCNRCIFCFIDQMPPGLRKGLYIKDEDFKHSFLNGNYVTLSGAKKKDLEKLAYLGISPLYISVHATDTEVRNRLLGNRRAAPILDQLGFLKEMGISFHTQIVVCRGYNDGSVLNKTVEDLLALGHSLLSIAVVPVGLTKFRKFPLTGFDSPSAASICREIQLLSDRHAEIDGTRKLFLADEFFIKGGMRIPGRNYYGDYPQIENGVGLVRQLLEEWKKVKKAVSSRRSSGKNRLVLTSVSAFPFLEKIIREAGERQSRSIRLVPVVNHYMGETVTVAGLLCAKDIIRAVKEADPERRAGTVVLPEVMFNYAGYTLDGFSSSRISRMLMREVRVANGLMDIFR; encoded by the coding sequence GTGGTTCGTGGAGCTAAAATAAGGGAAATCCATGCTGGATCTCCTTTTTATAATTCCGGTTTGAGGAGGGGGGATCTGGTTCTGGAGATAAATGGATCAGAAATATCTGATGAACTGGATTTCCGTTTTTTCGCAGCGGATTCTTTTCTGAATGTTGTACTCATGCGCGGGGGAAGAAAGCTGCGGTTTCAGGTTGAGCGGAAAGAGGGTGATTTCCTGGGCCTGGATTTTTATGAGAACCCCATAAACAGATGCTGTAACCGCTGTATTTTCTGTTTTATTGATCAGATGCCGCCCGGGTTGCGCAAGGGTCTGTACATTAAAGATGAAGATTTCAAGCATTCTTTTCTGAATGGCAATTATGTGACTCTCAGCGGGGCGAAGAAAAAGGATCTGGAGAAGCTGGCGTATCTTGGGATATCACCTCTTTACATCTCTGTACATGCGACAGATACGGAGGTCCGGAACAGATTACTGGGCAACCGCAGGGCTGCACCGATTCTCGATCAACTGGGATTTCTAAAAGAGATGGGGATTTCATTTCACACCCAGATTGTGGTTTGCAGAGGGTATAATGATGGATCTGTGTTGAATAAGACTGTAGAGGATCTTCTGGCACTGGGTCATTCTCTCCTTTCTATAGCAGTTGTTCCGGTGGGGCTTACAAAGTTTAGAAAGTTTCCTTTGACCGGGTTTGATTCTCCTTCTGCTGCATCGATCTGCAGGGAAATACAGTTGCTGAGCGACAGGCATGCAGAAATTGACGGTACGAGAAAGCTGTTTCTGGCTGATGAGTTTTTTATAAAGGGCGGGATGAGGATTCCCGGACGGAATTATTATGGTGACTATCCTCAGATAGAAAATGGAGTAGGACTGGTTCGGCAACTGCTCGAGGAGTGGAAGAAGGTGAAGAAAGCAGTTTCATCCAGGAGATCTTCAGGTAAAAACCGTCTTGTGCTCACATCTGTTTCAGCCTTCCCCTTTCTGGAAAAGATTATACGGGAAGCCGGGGAGAGGCAGAGCAGGAGTATCAGGCTTGTTCCGGTGGTAAATCATTACATGGGTGAGACTGTGACAGTCGCCGGTTTGTTATGTGCTAAGGATATTATAAGAGCCGTAAAGGAGGCTGACCCTGAGCGGAGAGCAGGAACTGTGGTGCTTCCGGAGGTGATGTTCAATTATGCCGGTTATACACTGGATGGATTTTCTTCCTCCCGGATTTCACGTATGCTGATGCGGGAGGTAAGGGTGGCCAATGGGCTCATGGATATTTTCAGGTGA
- a CDS encoding rRNA pseudouridine synthase, translating to MGSESESEIRLNRYLAQCGLGSRRKADEMIASGNVFINGQRVTALGARVRPGVDKVEYHGKEVKPLRKLEYFAFHKPRGLMVTKNDPEGRPTIYDALRRKGLDADHLNYAGRLDFNSEGLLLLTNDGDLIHALTHPRFGIKKVYLVKVNRRLTDEEIVRMKEGIESEGQVLHAADVRQVEPETDGSQCWYQIDLFEGKNRQVRRMFEGIGLLVSRLRRVQFGTLRLHDLPSGELRPLTQQEVAGLKNLGYKEKK from the coding sequence ATGGGAAGTGAATCAGAGAGTGAAATTCGTCTGAATCGATACCTGGCGCAGTGCGGGCTTGGATCAAGGCGAAAAGCGGATGAGATGATCGCATCCGGAAATGTTTTTATCAACGGTCAGAGGGTGACTGCTTTAGGTGCCCGTGTCCGGCCTGGTGTAGATAAAGTGGAATACCACGGCAAGGAGGTGAAGCCGCTTCGGAAACTGGAGTATTTTGCTTTTCACAAGCCCAGGGGGCTTATGGTGACTAAAAATGATCCTGAAGGCAGGCCTACTATTTACGATGCTCTGAGAAGAAAGGGACTGGACGCTGATCATCTTAACTATGCCGGGAGGCTGGATTTCAATTCAGAGGGTCTGCTTCTTCTTACCAATGACGGGGATCTTATTCACGCTCTGACTCATCCCAGATTCGGAATAAAGAAGGTTTATCTGGTGAAGGTGAACCGCAGATTGACAGATGAAGAGATTGTCCGGATGAAGGAGGGGATTGAATCTGAAGGACAGGTACTTCATGCCGCGGATGTGCGTCAGGTGGAACCGGAAACTGATGGGAGCCAGTGCTGGTATCAGATCGATCTTTTTGAGGGGAAAAACCGCCAGGTACGCAGGATGTTTGAGGGAATCGGGCTTCTGGTGAGCAGGCTGAGAAGAGTGCAGTTTGGCACATTGCGGCTTCATGATCTGCCCAGCGGAGAGCTTCGCCCATTGACACAACAGGAAGTTGCCGGTCTGAAAAATCTCGGATACAAGGAAAAAAAATGA
- a CDS encoding HAD family hydrolase: MKFKAAIFDLDGTLLNTLQDIADSMNEVLKNNGFPQHEAEAYKLFVGEGMRTLVRKVLPEKERVDTVIEKCLSEMRRTYGSGWAEKTRPYDGIESMLKWLKENGLRLSVLSNKPHEFTLKSIRHFFEESIFEIVLGAGKFPDKPDPASAIYISEQMGIPPSQFIYLGDSGIDMATATGAGMFAVGVLWGFRGREELTLSGANLLVSSPGELIEFLENS; this comes from the coding sequence ATGAAATTTAAAGCTGCGATTTTTGACCTTGATGGAACACTTCTTAATACGCTGCAGGATATTGCGGATTCGATGAATGAGGTGCTGAAAAACAATGGTTTTCCACAGCATGAGGCGGAGGCATACAAGCTTTTTGTGGGAGAGGGGATGAGAACCCTTGTTCGCAAGGTTCTTCCTGAGAAAGAGCGAGTCGATACAGTGATCGAGAAATGTCTCTCTGAAATGAGGAGAACTTATGGTTCCGGGTGGGCAGAGAAAACCCGTCCTTATGATGGGATTGAGAGCATGCTGAAGTGGCTTAAGGAGAACGGATTGAGGCTCTCTGTGTTATCCAACAAACCTCATGAATTCACCCTTAAATCGATTCGTCATTTTTTTGAAGAATCGATTTTTGAAATAGTGTTGGGAGCAGGAAAGTTCCCTGACAAACCCGACCCGGCATCTGCCATCTACATTTCAGAGCAGATGGGGATACCTCCATCTCAGTTTATCTACCTTGGAGATTCGGGTATTGACATGGCGACTGCGACAGGGGCAGGGATGTTTGCTGTGGGAGTACTGTGGGGGTTCCGGGGCAGAGAGGAACTTACTCTCAGTGGTGCTAATTTACTGGTAAGTAGCCCCGGGGAATTGATTGAATTCCTGGAAAATTCATGA
- a CDS encoding DNA-binding protein: MKQLLQISAVLIALFMPAQSQAQMSIKFRGSDGWGLGSRYEQMYNNYSLQSYYGTISKIDTVIPSNDMSYGICFSLKTSNEEFVVHLGPAWFVLHQDMNLSIGNKVEVRGAKVSINSKPTIMAAEVRYKDRVLILRDQDGYPYWCAWRKQ; this comes from the coding sequence GTGAAGCAGTTATTACAGATCTCAGCAGTTTTGATTGCCCTTTTTATGCCTGCACAGAGTCAGGCTCAGATGTCTATCAAATTCAGGGGCAGTGACGGTTGGGGATTGGGCAGCCGGTATGAGCAGATGTACAACAATTATTCGCTTCAGTCATATTATGGCACCATTTCCAAGATAGACACGGTGATACCATCAAACGATATGTCTTACGGGATCTGTTTCTCTCTTAAAACCAGCAATGAGGAGTTTGTGGTTCATCTTGGTCCTGCCTGGTTTGTGCTTCATCAGGATATGAACCTTTCTATCGGAAACAAAGTAGAGGTGAGAGGGGCGAAGGTTTCGATAAACAGTAAACCAACAATTATGGCTGCTGAAGTGAGATACAAGGACAGGGTGCTTATTCTCAGAGATCAGGACGGGTATCCCTACTGGTGTGCCTGGAGAAAGCAGTAG
- the argA gene encoding amino-acid N-acetyltransferase encodes MNKSRLKEQVEIIRQAFGYIDQFKNEIFVIKIDDVLISNPFFPVFIKDLVLLHKMGIRIILVPGARTRIDDILKTYKIECQSANGIRISPPEAIPLIKMAAFDVSNKIMTMLAENGAQAVIGNWVRARGIGVREGIDFQSSGIVERLQIDVIKNVLDDNLIPIFPNIGWSLNGKPYNLSSNDLAFTISIQLNAAKLFFVTDKGGISADGFNIPEGVYVSSDNVISQLTLKQATAFLELNSGSEDKEKLELIRLAHRACESGVKRVHIINGHAEGMILKEIFSSRGFGTMIYANQHDHIRQMTIADIPGVLSLMQPAIEEKILVKRSVSDLQDKVDDYVVYDVDGTIHACGALHTFPDRQGEIAGIVVDEMYTNLGIGKKIVEYLIEKAIKARLKSVFILTTQTSDWFSQLGFQKASVADLPAEKRTHYNSSRNSLVLRYKLSRYKTRRVFEVE; translated from the coding sequence ATGAACAAATCAAGACTCAAAGAACAAGTCGAAATCATCCGCCAGGCATTCGGGTACATTGACCAGTTTAAAAACGAGATCTTTGTAATTAAAATCGACGATGTCCTCATTTCCAATCCCTTTTTCCCGGTTTTTATCAAGGACCTTGTCCTTCTTCACAAAATGGGAATAAGGATCATTCTGGTCCCGGGCGCCAGGACACGTATCGATGATATACTTAAAACCTACAAAATCGAATGCCAGTCAGCAAACGGAATCCGTATCTCACCTCCGGAAGCAATCCCTTTAATCAAGATGGCCGCTTTCGATGTATCCAATAAAATTATGACCATGCTGGCAGAAAACGGCGCACAGGCGGTAATCGGGAACTGGGTGAGGGCCCGGGGCATCGGAGTAAGAGAAGGAATTGATTTTCAGAGTTCCGGAATAGTCGAGAGGCTCCAGATTGACGTCATCAAAAATGTCCTCGATGATAACCTTATTCCCATATTTCCCAATATTGGATGGAGTCTCAACGGCAAACCGTATAACCTCTCCTCAAACGATCTCGCCTTCACAATCAGCATCCAGTTGAACGCGGCAAAGCTGTTCTTTGTAACCGACAAAGGTGGAATATCCGCAGACGGGTTCAATATACCTGAGGGAGTTTATGTATCAAGCGACAACGTAATCTCTCAGCTAACACTGAAACAAGCCACTGCCTTTCTTGAATTGAACTCAGGCTCAGAAGACAAAGAGAAACTGGAACTGATAAGACTTGCGCACAGGGCCTGCGAAAGCGGGGTTAAACGTGTACATATAATTAACGGCCATGCTGAGGGAATGATATTGAAGGAGATTTTCTCCAGCAGGGGCTTTGGCACCATGATCTACGCCAACCAGCACGACCATATCCGCCAAATGACAATTGCGGATATCCCTGGTGTGCTCTCGCTGATGCAGCCTGCAATAGAGGAGAAAATCCTGGTCAAACGCAGTGTCTCTGACCTCCAGGACAAAGTTGATGATTATGTTGTTTACGATGTAGACGGCACTATACACGCATGCGGAGCCCTGCATACCTTTCCTGACCGCCAGGGAGAGATTGCAGGAATAGTAGTCGATGAAATGTACACTAATCTGGGTATTGGCAAAAAAATAGTAGAATATCTTATAGAAAAAGCGATAAAGGCTCGCCTTAAATCGGTTTTTATTCTTACCACTCAGACATCGGACTGGTTCTCGCAACTGGGTTTCCAGAAAGCATCAGTTGCCGATCTTCCCGCTGAAAAACGCACTCACTATAACAGCAGCCGTAACTCTCTTGTGTTAAGATATAAGCTAAGCAGGTACAAAACCCGAAGAGTCTTCGAAGTTGAATAA
- a CDS encoding extracellular solute-binding protein, translated as MKKRMFLIFPAFLLAGCAPGIELSVLVSMMEDQENYFRNEVVAPFKEKEKTGLTAVHYRNPDSLEYEMNKETGKVALVKVPFDKSRSLMEKGIFKPLDSFLSKEELKKFEDDYLLTSLGTFDGKICLIPRKFETRVVVYSRSKVADAVGAWRKYKENIDQELKKYNGFGLPATYILEEDVNEWDYFDVFVAGWIWAHTIYDGKVMPRVAHRGQRSSGTSLRLIDRVFQLKGDSTDILTMSGNSVVDAFMWEAVYAASGVYNPRMWEKRWSNEDIWQGFADGEVFYSFMTQLDCFFLHGTGRDNLNGYFKNPDDMGVATMPQGCSIELDSRGMPLREGSRSITTGGWWWGIPHDTPDPRLSFKIATHVTSTPVQIQECNRFGMIPVRKDILSDMTMLFGGGWITDVYIVSFRQLMNNGHTVIPGNPCFEQIAAIYLDCWDDLVINKNWSSDKQIPQRGYLEEMIRNVYIPKAQRILRVNTCKSE; from the coding sequence ATGAAAAAAAGAATGTTTCTGATTTTTCCCGCTTTTCTTCTGGCAGGATGTGCTCCCGGAATAGAATTGAGTGTTCTTGTCAGTATGATGGAGGATCAGGAGAACTATTTCAGGAATGAAGTTGTAGCTCCTTTTAAGGAGAAAGAGAAAACCGGACTGACGGCTGTTCATTACAGGAATCCTGACAGCCTTGAATATGAGATGAATAAAGAAACCGGGAAAGTTGCGCTTGTAAAAGTTCCGTTCGATAAGAGCAGATCTTTGATGGAAAAAGGGATTTTCAAACCGCTTGATTCTTTCCTGAGCAAGGAAGAACTTAAGAAGTTTGAGGATGATTACCTGCTGACCTCACTTGGAACCTTTGATGGAAAGATCTGCCTCATACCGAGGAAATTCGAAACGCGTGTGGTAGTTTACAGCAGAAGTAAAGTTGCGGATGCTGTGGGGGCGTGGAGAAAGTACAAGGAAAATATCGATCAGGAGCTAAAAAAGTATAACGGTTTCGGACTTCCGGCAACTTATATCCTTGAGGAGGATGTCAATGAGTGGGATTATTTTGACGTTTTTGTTGCCGGTTGGATCTGGGCTCATACTATCTATGACGGAAAGGTGATGCCGAGGGTGGCACACAGGGGACAGCGCAGCTCCGGAACATCACTTCGCCTCATCGACAGAGTCTTCCAGTTAAAGGGGGATTCCACAGATATTCTCACAATGAGTGGCAACAGTGTTGTGGATGCTTTCATGTGGGAAGCTGTATATGCCGCTTCCGGGGTTTACAATCCCAGGATGTGGGAGAAGCGGTGGAGCAATGAGGATATATGGCAGGGGTTTGCGGACGGGGAAGTGTTTTATTCTTTCATGACCCAGCTTGATTGCTTTTTTCTACATGGTACGGGAAGGGACAATCTTAACGGGTATTTTAAGAACCCTGATGACATGGGGGTTGCAACGATGCCTCAGGGGTGTTCCATCGAACTTGACTCCAGGGGAATGCCTCTGCGGGAAGGGAGCAGATCGATCACAACCGGCGGATGGTGGTGGGGTATTCCTCATGACACGCCTGATCCCAGACTATCCTTTAAAATCGCGACTCATGTGACAAGCACTCCTGTCCAGATCCAGGAGTGCAACCGTTTTGGCATGATTCCGGTTCGTAAGGATATTCTAAGTGACATGACCATGTTATTTGGCGGGGGCTGGATTACAGATGTCTATATTGTTTCCTTCAGGCAGTTGATGAACAATGGGCATACGGTTATCCCCGGTAACCCCTGTTTTGAGCAGATAGCTGCGATTTATCTGGATTGCTGGGATGATCTGGTTATAAACAAAAACTGGTCTTCAGACAAGCAGATACCACAGAGGGGGTATTTGGAAGAGATGATCCGGAATGTATATATACCAAAGGCGCAGAGAATTCTTCGGGTGAATACCTGCAAATCTGAATAG
- a CDS encoding tetratricopeptide repeat protein has translation MGKTDPVLVKLRTAFDSDRGNVRKALDLARYYIDHGHLRQASELFREVLKENPQDFNLLLEYGNLCFKKTELEDAAGTFRTLTELSPERIEGWNNLAIVLIRQGKTEEARQCVKKVLRIDSEHSGALINQGNFYFDEGEFQKAADCFRSVVEKHPDFSDAWFNLGNTLNALEDYAGAKGAFEKALRYNPGFTSAMKNLGFTHEKLGETEKAEQCYIKAAGINRLDSGIHVNLGSLYIRQGRYEEAKRHFLKAVRLAPNNIMGWTGIRQLALLRGDLSTFTRSTLAVLPRLSDEVLACSIEILYELNQISRAEALLFQADRMGKDGDLLDVQRLLIYRRKGINQGRVVAIYKRLSGMSDPQDQVLKGLARFSLENGSFNSAIRFVERMRKPDDASRGILWRAMLGNREIGKAKESVENYIKENPDYFDSYFILARIEAESGNRADAERNLIRALENGYTDLEEINSNPDLKEIFDSLAHLKEVYQDCLDKT, from the coding sequence ATGGGAAAGACCGACCCTGTACTTGTCAAACTTCGTACTGCTTTTGACTCTGATCGCGGTAATGTCAGGAAGGCTCTGGATCTGGCTCGTTACTACATTGATCATGGTCATCTAAGGCAGGCCTCAGAGCTTTTCAGGGAAGTACTGAAAGAGAACCCACAGGATTTTAATCTGCTGCTTGAATATGGAAATCTCTGTTTTAAGAAGACAGAACTGGAAGATGCGGCAGGTACTTTCAGGACACTTACAGAGCTTTCTCCTGAGCGTATCGAGGGGTGGAATAACCTGGCGATAGTGCTCATCAGGCAGGGGAAAACCGAAGAGGCCAGACAGTGTGTTAAAAAGGTATTGAGGATCGATTCGGAGCACTCCGGGGCGCTTATCAATCAGGGTAATTTCTATTTCGATGAGGGAGAGTTTCAGAAGGCAGCAGATTGTTTCAGGAGTGTAGTTGAGAAGCATCCGGATTTTTCTGATGCCTGGTTTAACCTTGGTAATACTCTCAATGCCCTTGAAGATTATGCAGGTGCAAAGGGTGCGTTTGAGAAGGCGCTCAGGTATAATCCCGGTTTTACATCAGCAATGAAAAACCTGGGGTTTACGCATGAAAAACTGGGTGAAACAGAAAAAGCTGAACAGTGTTATATCAAGGCAGCCGGGATTAACAGGCTTGATTCCGGTATTCATGTGAATCTGGGGTCGCTTTACATCAGGCAGGGCAGGTATGAAGAGGCAAAGAGACATTTTTTAAAGGCTGTGCGCCTGGCTCCCAACAACATTATGGGGTGGACAGGTATCAGGCAGCTTGCTCTTCTCAGGGGTGATTTAAGCACTTTCACCAGATCCACACTGGCGGTTTTACCCCGTTTAAGTGATGAGGTTCTGGCTTGCAGTATCGAAATTCTCTATGAATTGAACCAGATTTCAAGGGCTGAAGCGCTCCTTTTTCAGGCTGATCGTATGGGTAAGGATGGAGATCTTCTGGATGTGCAGAGGCTGCTTATCTACAGGCGTAAGGGAATAAACCAGGGCAGGGTAGTGGCAATTTACAAACGGCTCTCGGGTATGTCTGATCCTCAGGATCAGGTCTTGAAGGGGCTGGCTCGGTTTTCTCTTGAGAATGGTTCATTCAATTCTGCAATCAGATTTGTGGAAAGGATGAGAAAGCCCGATGATGCATCCCGGGGGATACTCTGGCGTGCGATGCTGGGAAACAGGGAGATCGGGAAGGCAAAAGAGTCCGTGGAAAACTATATTAAAGAAAACCCGGATTATTTCGACAGCTATTTTATCCTTGCCAGAATCGAGGCAGAGAGCGGTAACAGGGCCGATGCAGAGAGAAATCTTATACGGGCTCTTGAAAACGGTTATACTGATCTGGAAGAGATAAACAGCAATCCGGACCTCAAGGAGATCTTTGATTCACTTGCACATCTTAAGGAAGTCTATCAGGATTGCCTTGACAAAACTTAA
- a CDS encoding helix-turn-helix domain-containing protein — translation MHSKLIVRSAVVLLFFVFFLHGVSGQVENREKNSSSDTVLNLSADVDSSDSLAGGRSFPDKLKGLAKGFSGVVAFVKKIIPGTGIITWIKVRTGKILFLCISLVVIFYTINFYRQKTEKTRFLTTTRLSIMDKEVQRACRNIETNFADPEFSVKKLCEELVTGEAFLEALFQKELGMSVGEFIGQVRINHARILLNKTPSLTPEELAFRCGFPDAEAFSRSFRSIAGIGFSEYVKSPGISQAEQDQR, via the coding sequence GTGCACAGTAAGTTGATTGTCAGGTCTGCAGTTGTTCTGCTTTTTTTTGTTTTCTTTCTGCATGGTGTTTCCGGGCAGGTGGAGAATCGGGAGAAAAACAGTTCTTCCGATACTGTCCTCAATTTGTCTGCTGATGTAGACAGTTCCGACAGCCTGGCAGGGGGGAGATCCTTTCCGGATAAGCTGAAAGGACTGGCAAAGGGTTTTTCCGGTGTCGTCGCTTTTGTAAAAAAGATAATTCCGGGAACCGGGATTATAACATGGATAAAAGTCAGGACTGGTAAGATTCTCTTTCTGTGTATCTCCCTTGTTGTCATTTTCTACACAATCAACTTTTATCGTCAGAAAACTGAAAAAACCCGGTTTTTGACAACCACAAGACTCTCAATTATGGATAAAGAGGTCCAGAGGGCATGCAGGAATATTGAGACCAATTTTGCTGATCCTGAGTTTTCTGTTAAAAAACTTTGTGAGGAGCTTGTAACCGGAGAGGCGTTTCTGGAGGCACTGTTTCAGAAGGAACTTGGGATGAGTGTGGGTGAGTTTATCGGGCAGGTAAGGATAAACCACGCCAGAATCCTGTTGAACAAGACTCCTTCCTTGACTCCAGAGGAACTTGCTTTCCGATGCGGGTTCCCGGATGCAGAGGCGTTTTCCAGATCGTTCCGCTCGATTGCAGGTATAGGGTTTTCTGAGTATGTAAAATCTCCGGGTATATCCCAGGCTGAACAGGATCAGAGATGA
- a CDS encoding transglutaminase family protein, translated as MKKTVMFLLAFFLAAGFPLAKQDSFTVSDTMDLLLEGLSAGDLRSYLSVRSDSVEFRSELITRHVNQSGEAVQANRISERRRFGPDGSLVEAFQEVSSPAGKNFWTLRRNSSGEWELTVNAGGTGSKRIVKSVNENCNSTIQIYRGIFGSSIKPGDTWVDTAFELISGQHIHTRTTCRQVPSEKNGFRFVFDTRSSLYDRDEVWEVDKSGHTLLREVYPFVAKRKGESGKEYRTADLFEALCIKKEKLETSERVVLVIDPDILHSSVKPFYTANGDRFTLLDLPRKCTGKEVAVSDSLKKYTVPTPTMQVTHEKIVSHANSLRGDAANSCELVGRYNRYVFEKLDKKNTATFSSALETLNAGFGDCGEHAVLLAALLRASGIPARVVLGMVYVERKSGYYYHAWVMAFTGEWVFADPAFGIFPAATERIPLIIDDTGESSVDIVKLIGRLKIEHVKGKQG; from the coding sequence ATGAAAAAGACGGTAATGTTCCTTTTGGCTTTTTTCCTGGCTGCCGGGTTTCCTCTTGCGAAGCAGGACTCATTTACTGTTTCCGACACAATGGATCTGCTGCTTGAGGGGCTGTCGGCCGGAGATCTGCGCAGTTATCTGAGTGTGAGGAGTGATTCTGTTGAGTTCAGATCAGAGCTTATTACCCGTCATGTGAACCAGAGTGGTGAGGCTGTGCAGGCGAACCGCATTTCTGAGAGAAGGCGTTTTGGTCCTGATGGCTCTCTGGTGGAGGCTTTTCAGGAAGTTTCCAGCCCTGCGGGGAAAAACTTCTGGACGCTTCGCAGGAATTCCAGCGGTGAGTGGGAGTTGACTGTGAATGCCGGAGGGACCGGGAGTAAACGCATTGTCAAGAGTGTGAATGAAAACTGCAATTCAACCATCCAGATCTACAGAGGCATTTTCGGTTCATCTATCAAACCCGGTGATACCTGGGTTGATACTGCTTTTGAACTTATTTCAGGGCAGCACATCCATACCAGAACCACCTGTCGTCAGGTACCTTCAGAGAAAAACGGGTTCAGGTTTGTATTTGATACAAGAAGCAGCCTTTATGACAGAGATGAGGTCTGGGAGGTTGATAAGAGCGGGCATACTCTACTGCGTGAGGTTTATCCTTTTGTGGCAAAGAGAAAGGGTGAATCCGGCAAAGAGTACAGGACAGCGGACCTGTTTGAGGCGCTTTGTATAAAGAAGGAAAAGTTAGAGACATCTGAGAGGGTTGTTCTGGTCATCGATCCGGACATACTTCACTCATCCGTAAAGCCATTCTACACCGCAAACGGAGATCGTTTTACACTTCTGGATCTGCCCCGGAAATGTACCGGGAAGGAGGTTGCTGTTTCCGATTCACTGAAGAAGTATACTGTGCCGACCCCCACTATGCAGGTTACACATGAGAAGATTGTCAGTCATGCAAATTCACTCAGGGGAGATGCGGCAAACAGTTGTGAACTGGTCGGCAGGTATAACCGCTATGTATTTGAAAAACTGGACAAAAAAAATACAGCCACTTTTTCCAGTGCACTTGAGACACTCAATGCAGGATTTGGTGATTGTGGCGAACACGCTGTGCTTCTGGCGGCTCTGTTGAGGGCATCGGGAATACCTGCCAGGGTAGTTCTGGGGATGGTGTATGTTGAGCGAAAAAGCGGGTATTACTATCATGCCTGGGTGATGGCATTTACAGGGGAGTGGGTCTTTGCTGATCCGGCTTTCGGTATTTTTCCGGCTGCTACAGAG